The genomic interval ACCGGTCAGCTCGTCGTGCACGGTGAACCGCTCGTGCCAGTCGAAGCCGAGCGCCGGCATGTCCAGCACGGTGTTGCCCCACTGCACCTGCCCGGGATCGACCGAGCAGACCACCAGTACCGTGTTGCCGGTCTGCTCGTCCCGTTTCGACCAGCAGAGCAGCGCCGGGTTGTCGATCTCGTGGAAGACCAGGTTGCGCAGCCAGTGCAGCGCCGGATTCGCCCGCCGGATCGCGTTGAGCCGGGCCAGGAACGGGGCCAGGGACCGCCCCTCCGCCTCGGCCGCCGACCAGTCCCGGGGGCGCAGCTCGAACTTCTCGTTGTCGAGGTACTCCTCGGCGCCCGGCCGGGCCACGTGCTCGAAGAGTTCGTAGCCGGCGTAGATCCCCCAGGAGGGCGAGAGGAGGCTGGCCAGTACCGCCCGGATCTTGAACATCGGCGGCCCGCAGTGCTGGAGGTGCTCCGGCAGGATGTCCGGGGTGTTCGGCCAGAAGTTCGGCCGCATGTGGTCGGCCGCCGCCACCAGCTCGGTGCAGTACTCCCGCAGCTCCGCCGGGCTGGTCCGCCAGGCGAAGTAGGTGTAGGACTGGGTGAAGCCGATCTTGCCGAGCCCGTGCATCACCGCCGGTCGGGTGAACGCCTCGGCCAGGAAGAGCACGTCCGGGTCGTGCCGCTTGACCTCCCAGATCAGCCAGTGCCAGAAGTCGAACGGCTTGGTGTGCGGGTTGTCCACCCGGAAGATCCGGACGCCCTGCCCGACCCAGTGCAGCACCACCCGCAGCACCTCGGCCCGGAGCCCCTCCGGATCGTTGTCGAAGTTGATCGGATAGATGTCCTCGTACTTCTTCGGCGGGTTCTCGGCGTACGCGATCGACCCGTCCGCCCGGGTGGTGAACCACTCCGGATGCGCGGTCACCCACGGGTGGTCCGGCGCGGCCTGGAGCGCGAGGTCCATCGCCACATCCAGGCCGACCTCCTCGGCGGCGGCGACGAACGCCCGGAAGTCGTCGAGCGTGCCGAGGTCCGGGTGGATGGCGTCGTGGCCGCCCTCGGCCGCGCCGATCGCCCACGGCGAGCCGACGTCGTCGGGTCCGGCGACCAGGGCGGCGTTGCGGCCCTTCCGGTTCTTCCGGCCGATCGGGTGGATCGGCGGCAGGTAGAGCACGTCGAAGCCCATCGCGGCGACCCCGGGCAGCCGTTCGGCGGCGGTGCGGAAGGTTCCGGACCGGGCGGGCCGGCCGTCGGCGGCCAGCACCGCCCCCTCGGAGCGCGGGAAGAACTCGTACCAGGCGGAGAAGAGCGCCCTGCGCCGGTCGACCCAGATCGGCTGGGCCGGTGCGTCGGTCAGCAGCGTCCGGACCGGATGGGTCCAGAGCAGGTCCGCCAGGTCCAGCGCGGGCGAGACCCGCTCGGGCAGCGGCCGCTCGTCGTCCCGCAGCGCCGTGGCGGCACCGAGGACCCGGTCCCGGTCCGCCTCCGGTACGCCGTCGGCGGCCCGGTCCAGCAGGTCGGCGCCCTCGGCCAGGTCGTTGGCGAGGTCGGCCACCTGCTGCCCGGCGTCGATCTTCTTGACGACGGCGTTCCGCCAGGTCAGGTAGGGGTCCTCGAACGCCTGCACGGTGAAGCTCCACGCGCCCACCGCATCCGGGCGGATCGTGGCGTGCCACCGGTCGTCGACATGCGGGCCGGGGCGCATCCGGACCACCGGCCGCTCGACACCGTCCGGGCCGCGCCAGGCGACCTGGCAGCCCATCGCCGCGTGGCCCTCCCGGTACGACCGGGCGGTCACCGGGACCAGTTCTCCCACCACCGCCTTGGCCGGGTAGCGACCACCCGCCACGGACGGCGTCACGTCCTCGATCGGGATCCGTCCACTCACCCTGCCCAACCTACTGGCAATGATCGACGCCCGCCCGTCAGACAATTCTCCACCGGCCGGCCGGTGGTCAGCCGCCGAGGGCTTCCCGGTAGACCGCCAGGGTCCGGTCGGCGATGGCGTCCCAGGAGAAGTGTTCGACCGCCCGGCGCCGGCCGGCCCGGCCGAGCTCGACGGCGCGTTTCGGGTCGTCGAGCAGTTCGGTGATCGCGTCGGCGAGGTCGGCGACGAAGCGCTCCGGGTCGAGCGGGGTACCGGTGCCGTCGCTTGCCTGGGCGATCGGCACCAGCAGGCCGGTGGAGCCGTCCGCGACCACCTCGGGAATGCCGCCGGTGGCGGTCGCCACCACCGCCGTCTCGCAGGCCATCGCCTCCAGGTTGACGATGCCCATCGGCTCGTAGACGGAGGGGCAGACGAAGACGGTGCTGTGGCTGAGGATCTGGATCACCTCGGGCTTGGGCAGCATCTCGGCCACCCAGACCACGCCCTCCCGGCTGCCCCGCAGCTCGGTGACCAGCTCCTCCACCTCGGCGGCGATCTCCGCCGTGTCCGGGGCGCCGGCCAGCAGCACGAGCTGGGCCTCCGCCGGCAACCGGCGCGCCGCCCGGAGCAGGTACGGCAGGCCCTTCTGCCGGGTGATCCGGCCGACGTACGTCACGCTGGGCCGGCCCGGGTCGATGCCGAGCCGGTCCAGCACCTCGGTGCCGGAGTCGGGGGCGTACTGGTGGGTGTCGATGCCGTTGTGCACCACGCGTACCCGGTCCGGTGAGACCGCCGGATAGGCGGCCAGCAGGTCGCGCATCATCCCGGCGGAGACCGCGATCACCGCGTCTGCGGCCTCCAGCGCGGTCCGCTCGCACCAGGAGGAGAGCGCGTACCCGCCGCCGAGCTGCTCGGCCTTCCACGGCCGCAGGGGCTCCAGGCTGTGCACGGTCACCACGTGCGGCACCCCGTGCAGCAGCTTGGCGACGTGTCCGGCGAGGTTGGCGTACCAGGTGTGGCTGTGCACCACGTCGGTGCCGGCGGTACCGGCCGCCATCGCCAGGTCCACCCCCATGGTCCGCAGGGCGGCGTTCGCGTGCCCCAGTTCGGCCGGCTCGGGATAGGCGGTGACGCCCGGCTCGGCGTACGGGGGCTGCCGGGGCGCGCCGAAGCAGTGCACCCGGGTGTCGGCGCGGGAACGCAGCTCCCGGGCGAGGTATTCGACGTGCACCCCGGCCCCGCCGTACACCTCCGGGGGGTACTCCCGGGTCAGCAGGTCAACCCGCAGCCGCCGATCATCAGGTGCGAATCCCATCACAGCCGGCACCCTAGCCGAGCGCTGGAGGTAGGTCACGCGTCCAGCAGCAGGCCGAGGCCGATGGTGAGCATGGTCGTCGCGATCAGGGCGTCCAGGATGCGCCAGGCGGCGGGACGGGTGAAGGCGCGGTTGAGGCGGCGGGCGCCGTAGCCGAGTGCGGCGAACCAGACGAGGCTGGCGAGCGCGGCTCCGGCCCCGAACGACCACCGGCCGGACGGGCCGTGGGTGTTGGCGATGGAGCCGAGCAGCAGGACGGTGTCCAGGTAGACGTGCGGATTGAGCCAGGTCATCGCCAGCACGGTGAGTACGGCCGTGCGGAGTGTCACGCCGTTGCCACCGTTGCCGGCCTGGAGGCTCTGGGTGCCGAAGGCCCGGCGGGCGGCGAGCAGGCCGTAGCCGATCAGGAAGGCGGCGCCGGCCCAGCGGACCACGGTGAGCACGACCGGGGCGCGTTCGACCACCGCCCCGATCCCGGTGATGCCGGCCAGGATCAGCACCGCGTCCGAGACGGCGCAGATCAGCACGATCGGCAGGACGTGTTCGGCGCGTACGCCCTGGCGGAGCACGTACGCGTTCTGGGCGCCGATCGCCACGATCAGGGAGAGGCCGACGCCGAATCCGGTGACGAGCAGCGGCGCCGGGCCGGTCGCGGCGGCAGTGGAGGAGAGGATCACGGGCTCGACCATAGGGAAGCCGGCCAGACCACTCCAGCTAATCATTCTTACGATTCATTAGTCTTGCTTAACATGGACCTCCAGTTCGAGCAGCTCCGCACCTTCGTCGCCGTCGTCGACCACGGCTCGTTCGAGGCGGCGGCCCGGCGGCTGCACGTCACCCCGTCGGCGGTCAGCCAGCGGATGAAGGCGCTGGAGAGCACCGTCGGCCGGGTGCTGGTCGAGCGCGGCAAGCCGGCCCGCCCCACGCCGTCGGGGCAGGTCGTGCTCCGGCTGGCCCGCCAGGTCGCGCTGCTGGTCACCGACGCGCTCGGCGAACTGGGGCAGGACCCGGCCGAACCGGCGGAGTTCAGCCGGATCCCGATCGTGGTCAACGGCGACTCGTTGAACACCTGGGTACTCCCGGCGCTGGCCGCCGCCGCCCGCGAGCGGATCTGTGTCGACGTCTACCGCGAGGACCAGGACCACTCCGTCGAACTGCTCCGCCAGGGTACGGCGATGGCGGCGATCACCTCGGAGTCCCGCCCGGTGCAGGGCTGTGCGGTACGCCCGCTCGGCCGGATGTGCTACCGCCCGATGGCCAGTCCGGAGTTCGTCCGGACCTGGCTGCCGGAGGGTCCCACGCTGGATGCGCTGGCCCGCGCCCCGATGGTGGTCTTCGACCGTCGGGACGACCTCCAGGAGCGCTACCTCCGGCAGCGGTCCCGCCGGGCCTGGGCCCCGCCGCGCCACTACGTCCCGTCCTCCGGGGACTTCCCCGAGGCGATCCGGCTCGGCCTCGGCTGGGGGATGGTGCCGCCCCAGCAGAGCGACCGCTACCCGGCCGGCGGCCTGGTGCCGATCGACCCGGCGGCGGTGATCGAGGTTCCGCTCTACTGGCAGCAGTGGCGGCTCGACTCCCGGCTCCTCGGCATCCTGGCCGACCGTGTCGCCGAGGCGGCCGCCGAGGCCCTCGACCGGTAACCGCCCCCGCCCCGTCCCCGGCGCTCGACCGGTAACCGTCACCGAGGCGCCCCGCTTCCGCCCCACCCCGGGCCCGGTGCTCGACCGGTGGGGCGAGTCGGGCGAATCGGGCCGTTGAAGATCTTGGTGGGACGAAGCAGACGAGCCCCGTGCGGCGGACTGCCGGCTCCGTTACCGTCGTGACATGTCAGCCAAGGTCCTCGCGATCGTCCTGGCCGGGGGAGAGGGCAAGCGACTGATGCCCCTGACCGCCGACCGGGCCAAACCCGCCGTCCCGTTCGGCGGCATGTACCGCATGATCGATTTTGTGCTGTCCAACCTGGCCAATGGCGGGTTCCTGAAGATCGTGGTGCTGACGCAGTACAAGTCGCACTCGCTGGACCGGCACGTCACCAAGACCTGGCGGATGTCGAACCTGCTCGGCAACTACGTGACTCCGGTACCGGCGCAGCAGCGCCGCGGACCGTGGTGGTTCGCCGGCTCGGCCGACGCGATCTACCAGAGCTTCAACCTGATCAACGACGAGCAGCCGGACTACGTCATCGTCTTCGGCGCCGACCACATCTACCGGATGGACCCCCGGCAGATGCTGGAGCAGCACATCTCCTCCGGCGCCGGGGTGACGGTCGCCGGCATCCGCCAGCCGCTCGCCTCCGCCGACCAGTTCGGCGTGATCGAGGTCGGCTCGGACGGCCGGCGTATCCAGGCGTTCCGGGAGAAGCCGACCGACGCGAAGGGGCTGCCGGACTCGCCCGACGAGATCTACGCCTCGATGGGCAACTACGTCTTCACCACCAAGCTGCTCTGCGAGGCGGTGGAGACCGACGCGGCCGACCGGACCAGCAAGCACGACATGGGCGGCAGCATCATCCCGATGCTGGTCGAGCGGGGCGAGGCGAACGTCTACGACTTCCGCGACAACGAGGTGCCGGGCAGCACCGACCGGGACCGGGCGTACTGGCGGGACGTGGGGACGCTGGACTCGTTCTACGAGGCGCACATGGACCTGATCGCCGTACACCCGGTCTTCAACCTCTACAACTACGAGTGGCCGATCTACACCGACCACCCGCCGTGGCCGCCGGCCAAGTTCGTGCACGACCTGGAGGAGCGGGTCGGCCGGGCGGTGGATTCGATGATCTCCCCGGGTGTGGTGATCTCGGGCGCGCTGGTGGAGAACTCCGTCGTCTCGCCGAATGTCCGGGTGCACTCCTGGGCCCACGTGGAAGGCTCGGTGGTGATGGAGGGGGTGGAGATCGGCCGGCACGCCGTCGTCCGCAACGCCATCCTGGACAAGAACGTGGTGGTGCCGGAGGGCGCGGAGATCGGCGTGGACCTGGACCGCGACCGTGAGCGGTACACGGTCTCCGACCGTGGCATCGTGGTCGTCGGCAAGGGGCAGCGCGTCGAGCCCTGACCCGCCGGCCACACCGCCCGTCGGCCACCACCGGCGGTGCCGGACCCGCTCCGCCCGCCCACGCCCGTGCCAGAAGGAGGTCACATGTCGGTCCACGCCCGCGCCGGCCAGCCCGCCGAGCCCGAGGACCTGGTAGACGTGCCCCGGCTCGTCACCGCGTACTACGCCGAGCAGCCGGACCCGGCCGACCCGGCGCAGCAGGTCTCGTTCGGCACCTCGGGGCATCGTGGATCGAGCCTGCGGGCCGCCTTCAACGAGCGGCACATCCTGGCGATAACCCAGGCGACCTGCGAATACCGGCGGGACCAGGGCGTCGACGGGCCGCTGTACCTGGCCCGCGACACGCACGCGCTCTCCGAGCCGGCGATGGTCAGCGCGCTGGAGGTGCTGGCCGCCAACGAGGTGACGGTGCTGGTCGACAGCCGGGACGGCTACACCCCGACCCCGGCGCTGTCGCACGCCGTGCTCCGGCACAACTCCGGGCGCACCGGCGGGCTCGCCGACGGGATCGTGATCACCCCGTCGCACAACCCGCCGTCGGACGGGGGCTTCAAATACAACCCGACGCACGGTGGGCCGGCCGACACCGACGCGACCAGGTGGATCCAGGAGCGGGCGAACGCGCTGCTGGCAGACGGACTCCGCGAGGTGAGGCGGATTCCGTACGCGCGGGCGCGCGCCGCCGTCACCACCGGCCGGTACGACTTCCTCGCCGAGTACGTCGACGACCTGCCCTCGGCCCTCGACCTCGCCGCGGTACGGGCCGCCGGGGTGCGGATCGGCGCGGACCCGCTCGGCGGCGCGAGCGTGGCGTACTGGGGCGAGATCGCCGACCGGCACGGCCTGGACCTGACCGTGGTGAACCCGCTGGTCGACCCGACCTGGCGGTTCATGACCCTGGACTGGGACGGCAAGATCCGGATGGACTGCTCGTCCCCGCACGCGATGGCCTCGCTGATCGCCCGGCGCGCCGACTACCAGGTCGCGACCGGCAACGACGCCGACGCGGACCGGCACGGCATCGTCACCCCGGACGGCGGGCTGATGAACCCGAACCACTACCTGGCGGTGTCGATCTCCTATCTATTCGGCCACCGGCCGGACTGGTCCGCCGACGCGGCGGTCGGCAAGACCCTGGTCTCCTCCTCCATGATCGACCGGGTCGCCGCCGACCTGGGCCGGAAACTCCTGGAGGTCCCGGTCGGCTTCAAGTGGTTCGTGCCGGGACTGCTGGACGGCTCGGTCGGGTTCGGCGGCGAGGAGAGCGCCGGGGCGTCGTTCCTGGCCCGCGACGGCCGGACCTGGACCACCGACAAGGACGGCATCCTGCTCTGCCTGCTCGCCGCCGAGATCATCGCGGTGACCGGGCGTACCCCGAGCGAGCACTACGCCGACCTGGTGAGCCGGTTCGGCGAGCCGGCGTACGCCCGGATCGACGCGCCGGCCGACCGGGAACAGAAGGCCGTGCTCGGAAAGCTCTCCCCGGACCAGGTCACCGCCACCGAACTGGCCGGCGAGCCGATCACCGCCACCCTGACCGAGGCGCCGGGCAACGGTGCGGCGATCGGCGGGCTGAAGGTCAGCACCGAGTCCGGCTGGTTCGCCGCCCGCCCCTCCGGCACCGAGGACGTCTACAAGATCTACGCGGAGTCGTTCCGGGGGCCGGAGCATCTCGGCCGGCTCCAGGAGGAGGCCCAGGCCCTGATCACCGACGTGCTGAAGCAGGGCTGACCGGCCGGGTCGGGCCGGGCCCGGATCTGCGGCGGGCGCCGGTCGCGGCGAGCACCCGTCGCGGCGGCCGGCAACGCCTCTCCCGGCTGCTCGGCGGCCGTGCCATCGCGGCGGAGGTCAGTCCCGTGCCGGCGGCGCCGGGGGCTCGGGCCACCGGTCACCGGCGTCCAGCCGCTTGCGCAGCAGCGCCGCCAGCGGCATCGACTGGCCGTCCGGCCCGCCCTCGCCGACGACCAGTTTCGGCGGTTGCGGCTGCGGGGTCGCCCCGGTCAACCGGGCACGCAGGCTGGTCGGCACGGTCAGCAGGTAGAAGTTCCCGGCCGCGTCCACCGCGTGGATCCGGGCGAGGTCCAGATACCAGCCGGTGAGGTTGGTCCGGTATCGGGTACGGCCGTCGTAGCCGAGCGCGGTCAGCCTGGTCTGGCGCAGCCCACGCTCCCGGGCCGCCGCCGCGAACGACTCGACGAGCCGCCGGGCCTCCTCGTGCTCCGCCTCCCGGCGAGCCTGGTCGGCCATCGCCCGGGCGGTGATCGCCTGTCGTCGTTGCTCCGCCCAGTCCCCGGGCCCGCCCTGCCGCATCCCCAGCACGGTACCCCCCACCCCGGCCGGTGCCGGTCGAGCCCCGACCCGGCCGGCTATCCGCCCGGCGGCGGTGCGCCGGGATGCGTCGGCGGGTACGGCGGTCCGGGCGGGCCGTAGCCCGGCGGATGGCCACCCCGGTGCTCCGGCGCCGCCGGAGGAGCGGACGGATACGGGCGGGCACCCGGTGGTCCCGGATACCTCGGCACCGGGGCGGGATGGGCCGGCACCGGCTGCCCGGGTACGGGTGGTGGCCCGGGGCCGCCCTGCCGGCGGCGTCGACCCCGCAGCAGCAACCAGCCGAGTACGCCGACACCGGCCAGCAGCACCAGCAGGCAGGCGCCGCCGATCGCGTACGCGGCGGGGCTGAGCCGGAGTTCGGTCGACCCGTCGCCGGGCGGGGGAGCGGCCACCGCCGGTGAGGTCGGGTCCGTGGTGGGAGTCGGTCCGGTCCCCGGGCTCGGCTGCGCTCCGGCCGGCTCGACGTCGGCGGTCAGTGCCGCGACGAGGTCGAGTACGCCGTGCCCGTACTCCGGATCGCGACCGGGGCTACCCCGGTCGGTGGCGGTGGCGGTGAGCCGGTGCACCACCTCGGCCGCGGGCAGATCCGGGTACCTCGCCCGGACCAGGGCCGCCGCCCCGGCCACGATCGCCGTGGAGTCGCTCGTCCCGGTGCCCGACCGGTACGCCCCGGTCCGGCTGCTGGAGGCGATCTCCACCCCGGGTGCGACCAGCCCGATCGGGTCACCGGTGACGCTGACCGGGGCCAGTTTCCCGTCCCGCCCGGTGGCCCCGACGGCGAGTACTCCCGGGTAGGCCGCCGGATAGCCGACGAAGGCGTCGTTCGGCCGGTTGCCGGCGGCCGCGACCAGGACGATGTCGGCGGCCAGCGCCTCCTGGACCGCCTGCTCCAGGCTCTCGCTGGCGCCGCCGCTCAGCGAGAGCGACAGCACTGCGGGCTTGCGGCGGACCGCCTCCCGGATGGCGCGGGGCAGGTCGTCCCCGGCACCGGACTCGGTACGCATGGCGCGGACCGGCAGGATCTTGGCCTTCGGGGCGATTCCGAGGACGCCGTCGGCATTGCCGGACCCGTGTCCGTGCGCCGCGATCAGTCCCGCCATCGCGGTGCCGTGTCCGTCGGCGTCCTGCCGGCCGTCGGTCTCCGCGCCGGTCACGTCGACACCGGGCAGCACGTTGCCGGTCAGGTCCTTGTGGTCGGCGCGTACCCCGGTGTCGAGCACCGCCACCACGACCCCGGCACCCTGGGTGACCCGGTGCGCCTCGGCGACGCCGAGCGCCCGCAGGTGCCACTGCCGGTCCCGGGCCGAGTCCGCCGACGCCGCGGGCGCGCCGAGCGGCACCGCGAGCAGACCGCAGACGGCTGCCGCGCACCAGCGCGGCAGCCGTGCGTGGAACCGGGTGGCTCCGCTCACCTGTCCTTCCCGAGGATCCCGCCGCCGGGCTCGTGCCGGCCGACGTCCCGGTTCGGCTCGATCTCGGGCGCGACGCCCTGCTCGACCTCCCACGGGTTGTCCGGATCCCACTGCCGCTGCTCCGGCTCGTCGGCGTCCCGCCGGCCACGGGCGCCGCCGGGCACGCCCGAGACGCCGGAACCGGCGGCGCCGGCTCCCGAGCCGGGACGGCGGGTGCCCGCCCTGGCGCCGCCCGGGACCCCACCGGCCCCGCCGGCGGTGCCGGGCCGGCCGCCCTGCGGCCCGATGACGCCACCGACCGGATTCACCCCCCGGGGTACGCCGCCCGGGCGCGGTGTCCCGACGCCGCCCGGTGGCACGCCGGCACCGCCGCCGGGGCGGGCGCCGATCACGCCGCCCGGCGGCACCCCGGTCGGTGCCGAACCGAACGGGCCGACCTTTCCCGTCCCGCCGGGACCGCTTCGTGGGACGTTGCCCAGTCCCGGCCCGGCCCCGGGCGGTCCACCGATGCGGGGCGGAACGCCGATGGTCGGCGGGACGACCGGGGGTGTCGGAGGCGGTACCCCGACCGGTGGGCCGGGCGGAACCGGGGTCACCGGCGGAGGTGGCCCGGCGATCGGCGGGGCGACACCGGTCAGGGTCGGACCGTCGTCCACCGGGGAGGTGGGCGGGGTGACCTGTTCCGGGGTCAGTTCGGTGTGGATGGTCGGTGGCGGCGTACCGTCGACGAAGCCCGGCCCGGAGTCCTCCCGCTCCGCCCGACGGCGCGGCGGCGGGTGGACGATGGGCGGCTGGACGGTCCCGTCCGGGTC from Plantactinospora sp. BC1 carries:
- a CDS encoding alpha-1,4-glucan--maltose-1-phosphate maltosyltransferase yields the protein MSGRIPIEDVTPSVAGGRYPAKAVVGELVPVTARSYREGHAAMGCQVAWRGPDGVERPVVRMRPGPHVDDRWHATIRPDAVGAWSFTVQAFEDPYLTWRNAVVKKIDAGQQVADLANDLAEGADLLDRAADGVPEADRDRVLGAATALRDDERPLPERVSPALDLADLLWTHPVRTLLTDAPAQPIWVDRRRALFSAWYEFFPRSEGAVLAADGRPARSGTFRTAAERLPGVAAMGFDVLYLPPIHPIGRKNRKGRNAALVAGPDDVGSPWAIGAAEGGHDAIHPDLGTLDDFRAFVAAAEEVGLDVAMDLALQAAPDHPWVTAHPEWFTTRADGSIAYAENPPKKYEDIYPINFDNDPEGLRAEVLRVVLHWVGQGVRIFRVDNPHTKPFDFWHWLIWEVKRHDPDVLFLAEAFTRPAVMHGLGKIGFTQSYTYFAWRTSPAELREYCTELVAAADHMRPNFWPNTPDILPEHLQHCGPPMFKIRAVLASLLSPSWGIYAGYELFEHVARPGAEEYLDNEKFELRPRDWSAAEAEGRSLAPFLARLNAIRRANPALHWLRNLVFHEIDNPALLCWSKRDEQTGNTVLVVCSVDPGQVQWGNTVLDMPALGFDWHERFTVHDELTGARYDWGQHNAVRLDPFLLPAHVFTVHRHDGPPGDAPEAGAEPTDATAGPEGLGWTS
- the glgA gene encoding glycogen synthase, coding for MGFAPDDRRLRVDLLTREYPPEVYGGAGVHVEYLARELRSRADTRVHCFGAPRQPPYAEPGVTAYPEPAELGHANAALRTMGVDLAMAAGTAGTDVVHSHTWYANLAGHVAKLLHGVPHVVTVHSLEPLRPWKAEQLGGGYALSSWCERTALEAADAVIAVSAGMMRDLLAAYPAVSPDRVRVVHNGIDTHQYAPDSGTEVLDRLGIDPGRPSVTYVGRITRQKGLPYLLRAARRLPAEAQLVLLAGAPDTAEIAAEVEELVTELRGSREGVVWVAEMLPKPEVIQILSHSTVFVCPSVYEPMGIVNLEAMACETAVVATATGGIPEVVADGSTGLLVPIAQASDGTGTPLDPERFVADLADAITELLDDPKRAVELGRAGRRRAVEHFSWDAIADRTLAVYREALGG
- a CDS encoding LysE/ArgO family amino acid transporter, with the protein product MILSSTAAATGPAPLLVTGFGVGLSLIVAIGAQNAYVLRQGVRAEHVLPIVLICAVSDAVLILAGITGIGAVVERAPVVLTVVRWAGAAFLIGYGLLAARRAFGTQSLQAGNGGNGVTLRTAVLTVLAMTWLNPHVYLDTVLLLGSIANTHGPSGRWSFGAGAALASLVWFAALGYGARRLNRAFTRPAAWRILDALIATTMLTIGLGLLLDA
- a CDS encoding LysR family transcriptional regulator ArgP, which produces MDLQFEQLRTFVAVVDHGSFEAAARRLHVTPSAVSQRMKALESTVGRVLVERGKPARPTPSGQVVLRLARQVALLVTDALGELGQDPAEPAEFSRIPIVVNGDSLNTWVLPALAAAARERICVDVYREDQDHSVELLRQGTAMAAITSESRPVQGCAVRPLGRMCYRPMASPEFVRTWLPEGPTLDALARAPMVVFDRRDDLQERYLRQRSRRAWAPPRHYVPSSGDFPEAIRLGLGWGMVPPQQSDRYPAGGLVPIDPAAVIEVPLYWQQWRLDSRLLGILADRVAEAAAEALDR
- the pgm gene encoding phosphoglucomutase (alpha-D-glucose-1,6-bisphosphate-dependent); translation: MSVHARAGQPAEPEDLVDVPRLVTAYYAEQPDPADPAQQVSFGTSGHRGSSLRAAFNERHILAITQATCEYRRDQGVDGPLYLARDTHALSEPAMVSALEVLAANEVTVLVDSRDGYTPTPALSHAVLRHNSGRTGGLADGIVITPSHNPPSDGGFKYNPTHGGPADTDATRWIQERANALLADGLREVRRIPYARARAAVTTGRYDFLAEYVDDLPSALDLAAVRAAGVRIGADPLGGASVAYWGEIADRHGLDLTVVNPLVDPTWRFMTLDWDGKIRMDCSSPHAMASLIARRADYQVATGNDADADRHGIVTPDGGLMNPNHYLAVSISYLFGHRPDWSADAAVGKTLVSSSMIDRVAADLGRKLLEVPVGFKWFVPGLLDGSVGFGGEESAGASFLARDGRTWTTDKDGILLCLLAAEIIAVTGRTPSEHYADLVSRFGEPAYARIDAPADREQKAVLGKLSPDQVTATELAGEPITATLTEAPGNGAAIGGLKVSTESGWFAARPSGTEDVYKIYAESFRGPEHLGRLQEEAQALITDVLKQG
- a CDS encoding S8 family serine peptidase; the encoded protein is MSGATRFHARLPRWCAAAVCGLLAVPLGAPAASADSARDRQWHLRALGVAEAHRVTQGAGVVVAVLDTGVRADHKDLTGNVLPGVDVTGAETDGRQDADGHGTAMAGLIAAHGHGSGNADGVLGIAPKAKILPVRAMRTESGAGDDLPRAIREAVRRKPAVLSLSLSGGASESLEQAVQEALAADIVLVAAAGNRPNDAFVGYPAAYPGVLAVGATGRDGKLAPVSVTGDPIGLVAPGVEIASSSRTGAYRSGTGTSDSTAIVAGAAALVRARYPDLPAAEVVHRLTATATDRGSPGRDPEYGHGVLDLVAALTADVEPAGAQPSPGTGPTPTTDPTSPAVAAPPPGDGSTELRLSPAAYAIGGACLLVLLAGVGVLGWLLLRGRRRRQGGPGPPPVPGQPVPAHPAPVPRYPGPPGARPYPSAPPAAPEHRGGHPPGYGPPGPPYPPTHPGAPPPGG